Sequence from the Candidatus Atribacteria bacterium ADurb.Bin276 genome:
TGCTCGATTTTATTCAAAATATCTTGGAAAGACATAATGAGTCGCTCCTATATTTGGATTGAGTTCAGGAGCAGAATGGTGGCCAGTAATGATAAAACAGCATAGGTTTCTACCATAGCTGGGAGAATAATCGCTTTTCCGGTTTCTTCCGGTCTTTTGGCAATCATACCGATTGATGCAGCTGAAGTTTTCCCTTGGGATATTCCGGAAATAAGCCCGACGATGGCTACTGGTAAACAAGCAAATAGAATTTGTAAACCCTGAGCTGTGGTAATATCAACTGGAGTTCCACCAAAAAGTCCGAGTTTTAAAAGTACCCAAAATCCAGATAGTAAGCCATAAATACCTTGGGTTCCAGGAAGAGCTTGAAGAAGAAGGACCTGTCCAAATTTACTTGGATCTTCGGTCATCACTCCAGCACCGGCTTCGCCGGCAATTCCAACTCCTAATGCTGAACCAATTCCTGCCAAGCCGATTGCGAGGGCTGAACCCATTAAAGCAAATGCTACTCCATCAATGAACATAATACGAACGACCTCCCTTGATAGACCGGTTGTTCTTACCGGATGGTTTTAACTCAATTTAATTAAAAACGTAATAAGGATAATGATATAATTACTCTTCAGTAAATTTTACATACTTGGTTTTATACTGTAATGGTTGAAAAGGCTTTCCACCATTTTCGTAGAACTTGGTGAAAAATTCCACATAATTTAAACGAGCCGAATGAACAAAAGCTCCCAATCCACTCA
This genomic interval carries:
- the ntpK gene encoding V-type sodium ATPase subunit K — its product is MFIDGVAFALMGSALAIGLAGIGSALGVGIAGEAGAGVMTEDPSKFGQVLLLQALPGTQGIYGLLSGFWVLLKLGLFGGTPVDITTAQGLQILFACLPVAIVGLISGISQGKTSAASIGMIAKRPEETGKAIILPAMVETYAVLSLLATILLLNSIQI